A window of Fragaria vesca subsp. vesca linkage group LG7, FraVesHawaii_1.0, whole genome shotgun sequence contains these coding sequences:
- the LOC101299724 gene encoding inorganic phosphate transporter 1-11-like, which produces MAIAVLAALDNAKTQWYHMTAIVIAGMGFFTDAYDLFCISTVSKLLGRLYYYDPSKGAPGKLPQGINNLVVGVALVGTLSGQLFFGYLGDKLGRKRVYGVTLIMMAVCAICSGLSFGSSPSAVMTTLCFFRFWLGFGIGGDYPLSATIMSEYANKTTRGAFIAAVFAMQGVGIIFAGLVSMTLSAIFLRRYPAPAFNANPTDYSDVLSTQPEADFLWRIVLMLGALPAVVTFYWRMKMPETARYTALIEGNAKQAATDMGHVLEIEIQAEQDKVAQFKAANEYKLLSGEFFRRHGKHLIGTMTTWFLLDIAFYSQNLTQKDIFPVMGLTDKPKTVNALMEVFQTSRAMFVVALLGTFPGYWFTVAFIEKLGRYKIQLVGFFMMSVFMFIIGIKYEWLINNPPVFATLYGLTFFFANFGPNSTTFVLPAELFPTRVRSTCHAISAASGKAGAMVGAFGIQNLTLDGKPKSIRKAMMILAFTNMLGFCFTFMLTETKGRSLEEISGEDGGNGGKNETQMSDDD; this is translated from the coding sequence ATGGCTATAGCTGTACTGGCTGCTCTTGACAATGCTAAAACCCAATGGTACCACATGACAGCCATTGTCATAGCCGGAATGGGCTTCTTTACCGACGCCTATGACCTCTTCTGCATCTCCACCGTTTCTAAGCTCCTCGGCCGGCTTTACTACTACGACCCCAGCAAAGGAGCCCCCGGAAAGCTTCCCCAAGGCATCAACAACTTGGTCGTCGGTGTAGCCCTAGTCGGTACCTTATCCGGCCAACTATTTTTTGGCTACCTTGGTGACAAGCTCGGCCGCAAAAGAGTTTACGGCGTAACCCTCATCATGATGGCTGTATGCGCCATTTGCTCCGGCCTCTCCTTCGGGTCCTCACCAAGCGCTGTGATGACGACACTTTGTTTCTTCAGGTTCTGGCTTGGATTCGGCATTGGCGGAGATTATCCCCTCTCCGCCACCATCATGTCCGAATACGCTAACAAAACAACACGAGGAGCTTTCATAGCGGCGGTGTTTGCCATGCAAGGCGTTGGGATTATCTTCGCCGGTTTGGTTTCGATGACACTCTCAGCAATCTTCCTCAGGCGGTATCCAGCACCAGCATTCAATGCAAACCCTACAGACTATTCTGATGTATTATCCACGCAGCCGGAAGCCGACTTCTTGTGGAGGATTGTCCTCATGCTCGGGGCTCTTCCGGCCGTTGTGACATTCTACTGGCGCATGAAAATGCCCGAAACGGCGCGCTACACGGCGTTGATCGAAGGAAACGCCAAGCAAGCAGCAACCGACATGGGTCATGTTTTAGAGATCGAAATCCAAGCGGAGCAGGACAAGGTGGCGCAGTTCAAGGCTGCAAATGAGTACAAGTTGCTCTCCGGAGAGTTCTTCAGGCGCCATGGAAAGCATCTCATCGGAACAATGACGACTTGGTTCTTGTTGGACATTGCGTTTTACAGCCAAAACTTGACTCAGAAGGACATTTTCCCTGTGATGGGTTTGACTGATAAACCTAAAACGGTCAACGCTCTTATGGAAGTCTTCCAGACCTCTAGGGCAATGTTTGTGGTTGCGTTACTGGGGACGTTCCCTGGTTACTGGTTCACTGTAGCTTTCATTGAAAAGCTCGGACGATACAAGATCCAACTCGTCGGATTCTTCATGATGTCTGTGTTCATGTTCATCATTGGGATCAAATACGAGTGGCTTATAAATAACCCGCCAGTATTTGCTACTCTCTATGGTCTGACATTTTTCTTCGCCAACTTTGGTCCGAACAGCACCACTTTCGTGCTTCCGGCGGAGCTGTTTCCGACGCGGGTGAGGTCTACTTGCCATGCGATTAGTGCGGCGTCCGGGAAGGCTGGTGCGATGGTTGGTGCATTTGGTATACAAAACTTAACTTTGGATGGAAAACCCAAGTCGATTCGAAAGGCTATGATGATTTTGGCGTTTACAAACATGTTAGGGTTTTGTTTCACGTTCATGCTCACTGAGACCAAAGGGCGGTCCTTGGAGGAGATCTCCGGCGAAGATGGTGGCAACGGCGGCAAAAATGAAACACAAATGAGTGATGATGATTGA